In Pedobacter sp. WC2423, the following are encoded in one genomic region:
- a CDS encoding glycoside hydrolase family 97 catalytic domain-containing protein: MNFSTNSERKIVNIILPAYMPPIRNIICGLLLFLCFSKSSAQDLSISSPDEKLTVKLSLDQGRLYYQVFLQGSEMLEKSPLGLRGSQIDLSANLHLTNKSSRRIDETYSEPKIKKSTVKYQANELVCKFENPNKNQLEVVFRVSNNDIAFRYQVPQTGEPANLIIEEELSGYNFPAITTTFLTPQATSMIGWMKTKPSYEEEYTPDQALGIPSKYGVGYTFPALFHVGDKGWVLLSETGVNALYCGSKLSEGTQDGLYKIAFPENGENNGIGLANPTIALPGCTPWRTLTVGSSLKPIVETTIPFDVVEPQYKASKTYTFGRSTWSWLLWQDESINFDDQKKFIDLSAAMGYEFVLVDNWWDTRISRGKIEQLVSYGKNKGVGICLWYNSNGFWNDAPQGPKNRMSTAVARKEEMAWMQRIGIKGIKVDFFGGDKQETMKLYEDILSDANTYGLTVIFHGCTLPRGWERMYPNYVGSEAVLASENLIFTQHANDNEAFNASLHPFIRNAVGSMDFGPVLLNKRHNRGNNGGTIRKTSETFQLATAILFQSPVQNFGITPNNLNEMPVHVIDFMKQVPTTWDETVFIDGYPGKYCVIARRHEETWYIVAINAEKKEKTITVSLPMLSDKEIVLHSDNDNKQPQLTKVRLPKDKQIKLKLLPGGGAIITGK, encoded by the coding sequence ATGAACTTTTCTACGAACAGTGAACGGAAGATAGTAAATATTATATTACCTGCTTATATGCCCCCCATCAGGAATATTATTTGCGGGTTATTATTGTTTCTATGTTTTTCAAAATCTTCTGCACAAGACCTCAGCATTTCCAGTCCGGATGAAAAGCTAACTGTTAAGTTATCATTAGACCAGGGCAGGCTCTACTATCAAGTATTTTTACAGGGGAGTGAAATGTTGGAAAAATCACCTTTGGGACTTCGTGGAAGCCAGATAGACTTGTCTGCAAATCTTCATCTGACAAACAAGAGTTCGCGCCGGATCGACGAAACCTATTCGGAGCCAAAAATAAAAAAAAGCACCGTGAAATATCAGGCCAATGAGCTGGTCTGCAAATTTGAAAATCCAAATAAGAACCAATTGGAAGTGGTTTTTCGTGTCAGCAACAACGATATTGCATTCCGGTATCAAGTACCTCAAACAGGCGAACCTGCCAATTTGATCATTGAGGAGGAATTAAGCGGATATAATTTTCCTGCAATTACTACAACCTTTTTAACGCCGCAGGCAACGTCTATGATTGGATGGATGAAAACTAAACCCAGTTATGAGGAAGAATATACTCCGGACCAGGCATTAGGTATTCCTTCAAAGTATGGCGTCGGTTATACTTTTCCGGCTCTGTTTCATGTGGGCGACAAGGGCTGGGTTTTACTTTCCGAAACAGGTGTGAATGCGCTGTACTGTGGCTCAAAGTTGAGCGAAGGAACGCAAGATGGCTTATATAAAATTGCTTTTCCGGAAAATGGTGAAAATAACGGGATAGGCCTTGCAAACCCAACTATAGCTTTGCCCGGCTGCACACCTTGGCGAACGCTTACCGTAGGAAGCAGCCTTAAGCCAATTGTAGAAACAACGATTCCGTTTGATGTGGTAGAGCCTCAGTATAAGGCATCTAAAACCTATACATTTGGGCGCTCTACATGGAGCTGGTTACTATGGCAGGACGAAAGCATTAACTTCGATGACCAAAAAAAGTTTATCGATCTTTCGGCCGCCATGGGTTACGAATTTGTGTTGGTTGACAACTGGTGGGATACCAGAATAAGTCGCGGAAAAATAGAACAACTGGTTTCATACGGCAAAAATAAAGGTGTTGGCATATGTCTGTGGTACAATTCTAATGGCTTTTGGAATGATGCCCCGCAAGGACCTAAAAACAGAATGAGCACTGCTGTTGCCCGAAAGGAGGAAATGGCCTGGATGCAACGCATCGGTATAAAAGGTATTAAGGTAGATTTTTTCGGCGGCGACAAGCAGGAAACGATGAAATTGTATGAGGATATTCTATCGGACGCAAACACTTACGGGCTCACCGTTATTTTTCATGGTTGTACTCTGCCTCGCGGCTGGGAAAGAATGTACCCCAATTATGTGGGGAGTGAAGCCGTACTGGCATCTGAAAACCTGATTTTCACACAGCATGCAAACGATAATGAGGCATTTAATGCGAGTTTGCACCCCTTTATCCGCAATGCTGTGGGCTCTATGGATTTTGGTCCCGTCCTTCTGAACAAACGCCATAACCGGGGAAATAACGGAGGAACTATCAGAAAGACAAGTGAAACATTTCAATTGGCAACAGCTATCTTATTTCAAAGCCCGGTCCAGAATTTTGGTATAACTCCCAATAATCTGAACGAAATGCCAGTTCATGTGATAGACTTTATGAAGCAGGTTCCGACAACCTGGGACGAAACCGTATTTATTGATGGTTATCCAGGGAAATACTGTGTAATAGCACGACGCCATGAAGAAACCTGGTACATTGTGGCCATCAACGCAGAGAAAAAGGAAAAAACAATAACGGTTTCATTGCCTATGTTGTCAGATAAAGAGATAGTTCTGCATTCAGACAATGATAATAAACAGCCACAGCTCACCAAGGTACGGTTACCAAAAGATAAGCAGATAAAGCTTAAATTGTTACCTGGCGGAGGCGCTATTATTACCGGGAAGTAG
- a CDS encoding TonB-dependent siderophore receptor: MKSWFTPLFIFLYLTANAQTDTLKTKVSAPLKPTNQTLGQDTDKHKTTNLSEVIISSRYNKSYKISELSKTLRMNTPLLKLSQNIQEIGKEIITDQLAFNMTDGVTRNVSGVIRQEISNNLGPFIFMRGGLVSTMRDGTDLTPIYRGPVPEDAAVIERVEFIKGPSMFMNSIGDPAGTFNVVTKQPTGKNNYSANIMFGSYDFYRASADLDGLLDKKGKVQYRLNVMGMKSNSFVKYDFNDRLVVAPVIKYQVSEHNTITGSYTYQKFSYGLMSPIIMTPNGFGTLPRNFTISEPSLAPYKPTDQSAALNIQHVFNENWRLTAIGAFMQNDNSGAYLWLTGVNKVNPNVLLRNPKYDLTRSIVYSEQAFINGKIKTGSLTHQILAGTDINQKRFFADSYIEYDKSTGGSLNYYPLDVTNPVYGAEVPNYTDPKGVENGNTKQHINYASFYALDEITLLNDRLRFTFGGRFTSAQTNNEISGVNTGSSDHVFTPRIGLSYSITKSLSVYYLNDKTFTPQAGSTAPKADGTGSAAVKPKTGMLYEVGLKKDWLNGNWNTTLSFYSVKRAGVLSADPDNSTYYIQIGESKSKGIDFDLKGRILTGLNAMINYAYTDSKVTNDADKTLIGARTPLYVKHIQNTWLTYDLPFLCLRGFGLSMGYQYQAGRSGRYATAVPYSIPDFFRVDGGLRWANKKVTVNAIVNNLLNKNLVGTPWLRNGLYYWVPQSPANLRVSVVYNF; this comes from the coding sequence ATGAAATCCTGGTTTACACCTTTATTTATTTTTTTATATTTAACTGCTAATGCACAAACTGACACTTTAAAAACTAAGGTATCAGCACCTTTGAAACCAACAAATCAAACGCTGGGACAAGATACAGACAAGCATAAAACAACAAATCTTTCCGAAGTAATTATCTCTTCCAGGTACAATAAAAGCTATAAAATAAGTGAGCTGTCGAAAACGCTCAGAATGAACACCCCATTACTCAAACTGTCACAGAACATCCAGGAGATTGGTAAGGAGATCATAACCGATCAGCTTGCCTTTAACATGACAGATGGGGTGACCAGAAATGTAAGCGGGGTGATCAGACAGGAAATTTCCAACAACCTTGGTCCCTTTATATTTATGCGGGGAGGCCTGGTCTCTACCATGAGGGACGGAACTGACCTTACCCCAATATATCGCGGGCCGGTACCAGAGGATGCTGCTGTGATTGAAAGAGTAGAGTTTATCAAAGGCCCTTCTATGTTCATGAATAGTATTGGTGATCCGGCAGGAACCTTTAATGTGGTCACTAAACAGCCCACAGGAAAAAATAACTATTCTGCTAATATCATGTTCGGAAGTTACGATTTTTACAGGGCTTCGGCAGATCTGGACGGATTGCTGGATAAAAAGGGAAAAGTACAATACCGCTTAAATGTGATGGGGATGAAATCGAACTCTTTTGTGAAATATGATTTTAACGACAGGCTTGTAGTAGCGCCGGTAATCAAATACCAGGTCAGCGAACACAATACCATCACCGGCTCTTATACTTATCAGAAATTCAGTTATGGCCTGATGAGCCCCATTATAATGACTCCAAATGGTTTTGGTACATTACCACGCAATTTCACCATCTCGGAGCCCAGCCTCGCCCCCTATAAACCAACAGACCAAAGTGCAGCGTTGAACATTCAGCATGTATTTAATGAAAACTGGCGTTTAACCGCAATTGGTGCCTTTATGCAAAATGATAATTCAGGCGCCTATCTATGGCTTACAGGAGTAAACAAGGTCAATCCTAACGTGTTATTGAGAAATCCTAAATATGATCTTACCAGATCAATAGTTTATTCTGAGCAGGCTTTTATCAACGGAAAAATAAAAACAGGCAGTCTTACTCATCAGATCCTGGCAGGAACTGATATCAATCAGAAAAGGTTCTTTGCGGATAGTTATATAGAATACGATAAATCAACAGGAGGTTCTTTGAATTACTACCCGCTGGATGTAACCAATCCGGTATATGGTGCAGAGGTGCCGAATTATACAGACCCGAAAGGTGTAGAAAATGGAAACACCAAACAGCATATCAATTATGCTTCCTTTTATGCTTTGGATGAAATTACGCTGTTAAATGATAGGCTTAGATTTACTTTTGGAGGCAGATTTACCTCCGCCCAAACCAACAATGAAATATCTGGTGTAAATACAGGCTCTTCTGATCATGTTTTCACGCCACGCATTGGTTTAAGTTACAGCATTACTAAAAGTTTGTCTGTTTACTACCTGAATGATAAAACCTTCACTCCCCAGGCTGGTTCTACAGCACCTAAAGCCGACGGAACTGGCAGCGCCGCCGTAAAGCCAAAAACGGGAATGCTCTATGAAGTTGGGTTAAAGAAAGATTGGCTAAACGGAAATTGGAATACGACATTATCCTTTTATTCTGTTAAACGAGCCGGTGTGCTTTCTGCAGATCCAGATAACAGTACTTATTATATCCAGATCGGCGAAAGTAAATCCAAAGGGATTGATTTTGATTTGAAAGGCCGCATTTTGACAGGTTTAAACGCAATGATCAATTATGCCTACACAGATTCCAAGGTTACTAATGATGCCGATAAAACGCTTATCGGGGCGCGTACGCCTCTTTATGTAAAACATATCCAGAATACCTGGCTTACCTACGATCTTCCTTTCTTATGTTTAAGAGGTTTCGGACTTTCCATGGGCTACCAGTATCAAGCCGGAAGAAGTGGCAGGTATGCAACAGCCGTTCCTTACAGCATCCCTGATTTCTTCAGGGTAGATGGAGGCTTGAGATGGGCGAACAAAAAAGTTACGGTTAATGCCATCGTCAACAACCTGCTTAACAAAAACCTCGTGGGTACGCCATGGTTAAGAAATGGATTATATTATTGGGTTCCCCAGTCGCCTGCAAATTTGAGGGTGTCTGTTGTCTATAACTTCTAA
- a CDS encoding PepSY domain-containing protein: MRKLIGTLHLWLGMMSGLVIVILGITGCLYAFIDEIRPLVYYYRIFINPTKQQKMLPLQELKNNADVALKKKLPLLDVEIYADDRHTIVFRYRERNNQANLYTLIISSATSRFI; this comes from the coding sequence ATGCGTAAGCTCATTGGTACACTTCATCTCTGGTTAGGGATGATGTCGGGCCTGGTGATCGTTATTTTAGGCATTACAGGCTGCCTTTATGCGTTTATCGATGAAATCAGGCCATTAGTATATTATTACAGGATTTTCATTAACCCCACAAAGCAGCAAAAAATGCTGCCTTTGCAGGAACTTAAAAATAATGCAGATGTAGCACTTAAGAAAAAACTTCCATTGCTGGATGTGGAAATCTATGCCGATGATCGGCATACAATAGTTTTCCGCTACCGGGAAAGAAATAACCAGGCCAATCTGTACACACTCATTATTTCATCAGCTACTTCAAGGTTTATATGA